The Akkermansia muciniphila genome contains a region encoding:
- the murJ gene encoding murein biosynthesis integral membrane protein MurJ produces MSLMRNSLVASGAIFACRLTGMAREIVYTSLFGATGVLDAFYTAFRIPNLLRDLFAEGALSQSYTSVASKTREAEGDSAAWELTNKVATQLSTLMVAIVTLGILFAGPVMEALYSGDHSLTDQLFATDLSRIMWPFIGFASLSALVMGALNMVGVFGLPMLASAAFNVTSILFGLLIGYFIDPTFGPRALYGFACGVTIGGAAQIAVQLPKLRKTGFRWKPNFHWDDPRVRKIWGLMLPSVLASGVTQFTIFINTGFALDLQKGSVTALTTAFRLWQLPVGLFGVATGMVVLPAVSRMMVGDGRKEVAVHIAKGLRLVAFFAVPAFLILFILGTEFVSSVYQWGRFNQEAVRYTGEVLGAYSLGLLGYAGTKVVQPVFLALEKRWVPLIAAAVALAISIGLNYWFVYGLHKNAAWLALTTSVVTTFNFLFYFLYLRRQLGGVDGRTLVSGLGRILAAGALLGAVCWVGKTWFLQGFLDWSFPARLLGISLVCGCAGIVYLATAFLLKTPELDAVRAKFMKR; encoded by the coding sequence ATGTCCCTGATGCGGAACAGCCTGGTAGCCTCCGGCGCCATTTTCGCCTGCCGTCTGACTGGCATGGCCAGGGAAATCGTGTATACTTCCCTGTTCGGCGCCACGGGAGTGCTGGACGCCTTTTACACGGCCTTCCGAATCCCCAACCTGTTGAGGGACCTGTTTGCGGAAGGAGCCCTGTCCCAGTCCTACACCAGCGTGGCCTCCAAAACACGGGAGGCGGAAGGGGACTCGGCCGCCTGGGAACTGACCAACAAGGTGGCCACCCAGCTTTCCACGCTGATGGTCGCCATCGTGACGCTGGGCATCCTGTTTGCCGGGCCCGTCATGGAGGCCCTTTACAGCGGGGACCATTCCCTGACGGACCAGCTGTTTGCCACGGACTTGAGCCGCATCATGTGGCCCTTCATCGGCTTCGCCTCCCTGTCCGCCCTCGTCATGGGGGCGCTGAACATGGTTGGGGTGTTCGGATTGCCCATGCTGGCCTCCGCCGCCTTCAACGTCACCTCCATCCTGTTCGGCCTGCTGATCGGGTACTTCATTGACCCCACTTTCGGCCCCAGGGCTTTGTACGGTTTTGCCTGCGGCGTCACGATCGGTGGGGCGGCCCAGATTGCCGTGCAGCTTCCCAAACTGCGCAAAACCGGCTTCCGGTGGAAGCCCAATTTCCATTGGGACGATCCGCGCGTGCGTAAAATCTGGGGGCTCATGCTCCCCTCCGTGCTGGCTTCCGGCGTTACGCAATTCACCATCTTCATCAATACGGGCTTCGCCCTGGACCTCCAGAAAGGCTCCGTCACCGCCCTGACCACGGCGTTCCGCCTCTGGCAGCTTCCCGTGGGCCTCTTCGGCGTGGCTACGGGCATGGTGGTTCTCCCCGCCGTTTCCCGCATGATGGTGGGGGACGGCAGAAAGGAAGTGGCCGTCCACATCGCCAAGGGGCTGCGGCTGGTGGCGTTTTTTGCGGTGCCCGCCTTCCTGATCCTCTTCATCCTGGGAACGGAATTCGTCTCCTCCGTGTACCAGTGGGGCCGCTTCAACCAGGAGGCCGTGCGCTACACCGGGGAGGTACTGGGCGCCTACTCCCTGGGCCTGCTGGGCTATGCCGGAACCAAGGTGGTGCAGCCCGTCTTCCTGGCTCTGGAAAAACGCTGGGTTCCCCTGATTGCCGCCGCCGTGGCGCTGGCCATCAGCATCGGCCTCAACTACTGGTTTGTCTACGGCCTGCATAAAAACGCGGCGTGGCTGGCGCTGACCACCTCCGTGGTAACCACCTTCAACTTCCTCTTTTACTTCCTTTACCTGCGCCGCCAGCTGGGCGGGGTGGACGGCCGGACGCTGGTTTCCGGCCTGGGCCGCATCCTGGCGGCGGGAGCCCTGCTGGGAGCCGTGTGCTGGGTGGGTAAAACGTGGTTCCTCCAGGGTTTCCTGGACTGGTCCTTCCCGGCCAGGCTCCTAGGCATCTCCCTGGTCTGCGGCTGCGCCGGAATTGTTTACCTGGCGACGGCCTTCCTGCTGAAAACGCCGGAACTGGACGCCGTGCGCGCCAAATTCATGAAACGCTGA
- a CDS encoding adenylyltransferase/cytidyltransferase family protein — translation MKKVFVSGCYDIVHAGHIQFFEEARALGDYLIVSFASEPVLWHHKQRKPSIPDEHKKVLLESLRMVDKVILGTGMKKGLDFEEEFLQEKPDVLAVTEDDLYSGIKKELCARVGANYVVLPKTPPKFAPVSTTMLVNRIKAPSSVPLRVDFAGGWLDVPRYARKGSYVVNCAITPMVSLCEWPYEKRSGLGGSGAWAMLEGRDPVASELALGVGWQDPAVIAETGLCVWRSGSSPVLDVKGTGDFLEGRMAILYTGEEHDTPRMADEQRDYVRISQSSLIARTGVLERNINTLAAGVALYYSVQLDEGMQPLPDIPNALAKKYLGGGYGGYALYLFSCRDDRDQAVKDHPAMKRVEPYCRQLFK, via the coding sequence ATGAAAAAAGTTTTCGTCTCGGGCTGTTATGACATCGTCCACGCCGGTCACATCCAGTTTTTTGAAGAAGCCCGCGCCCTGGGGGACTACCTGATCGTCTCCTTCGCCTCGGAACCCGTGCTGTGGCACCACAAACAGCGCAAGCCGTCCATTCCGGACGAGCACAAGAAGGTGCTGCTGGAGAGCCTGCGCATGGTGGACAAGGTCATTCTGGGCACGGGCATGAAGAAGGGCCTGGATTTTGAAGAGGAATTTCTTCAGGAAAAACCGGACGTCCTGGCCGTGACGGAGGACGACCTTTACAGCGGCATCAAGAAGGAGCTGTGCGCCCGCGTGGGCGCGAATTACGTGGTGCTTCCCAAGACGCCTCCCAAATTCGCCCCCGTTTCCACCACCATGCTGGTGAACCGGATCAAGGCCCCTTCCTCCGTCCCGCTCCGCGTGGACTTCGCCGGAGGCTGGCTGGACGTTCCCCGCTACGCCAGAAAAGGCTCCTATGTGGTCAACTGCGCCATCACCCCCATGGTCTCCCTCTGCGAATGGCCGTATGAAAAACGTTCCGGGCTGGGCGGCAGCGGCGCGTGGGCCATGCTGGAGGGGCGCGACCCGGTCGCTTCCGAGCTCGCCCTGGGCGTCGGCTGGCAGGACCCCGCCGTCATTGCGGAAACGGGTCTGTGCGTGTGGCGCTCCGGCAGTTCCCCCGTGCTGGACGTGAAGGGCACGGGCGACTTCCTGGAAGGGAGAATGGCCATTCTGTACACGGGCGAGGAACATGACACGCCCAGAATGGCGGACGAACAGCGGGACTACGTGCGCATCTCCCAATCCTCCCTCATTGCCCGCACCGGCGTGCTGGAACGCAACATCAACACCCTGGCCGCAGGCGTGGCCCTGTACTACAGCGTTCAGCTTGACGAAGGAATGCAGCCCCTGCCGGACATCCCGAACGCCCTTGCCAAAAAATACCTGGGCGGCGGCTACGGAGGCTACGCCCTGTACCTCTTCTCCTGCCGGGACGACCGCGACCAGGCCGTCAAGGACCACCCGGCCATGAAGCGCGTGGAGCCGTACTGCCGCCAACTGTTCAAGTAA
- a CDS encoding superoxide dismutase: protein MNSRGADMNRRRFIALSSLAALGTISQARATGPSIQPQHKMTKKQDPSTVGYADGKYVLPPLPYAYDALEPMLDEKTVRIHHDKHHAAYVAGANAAAEKLREIADGKLDASATTNWVRNLSFNVSGHVLHTIYWTNMTPDPKKEPQGPLVDAIKEKFGSLEAMMKEFKAASQGVEGSGWGILGVDPISKTLVICGAEKHQNLEIPGLVPILVCDVWEHAYYLKHQNLRADYIEDFCRLINWDDVERRYQEAMAS from the coding sequence ATGAATTCCCGTGGCGCGGACATGAACAGAAGGCGTTTCATCGCCCTTTCCTCACTGGCGGCGCTGGGAACAATCAGCCAGGCCCGGGCAACAGGGCCATCCATACAACCACAGCACAAGATGACTAAAAAGCAAGATCCCTCCACGGTCGGCTATGCCGACGGCAAGTACGTGTTACCGCCCCTTCCGTACGCCTACGACGCGCTTGAACCCATGCTGGATGAAAAGACCGTGCGCATCCATCATGACAAGCACCATGCGGCCTATGTCGCCGGCGCCAACGCCGCGGCCGAAAAACTCCGTGAAATTGCGGACGGCAAGCTGGACGCTTCCGCCACCACCAACTGGGTGCGCAACCTGTCCTTCAACGTTTCCGGCCACGTTCTTCACACCATTTACTGGACCAACATGACGCCGGACCCCAAGAAGGAGCCGCAGGGCCCCCTGGTGGACGCCATCAAGGAAAAATTCGGTTCCCTGGAAGCCATGATGAAGGAATTCAAGGCCGCCTCCCAGGGAGTGGAAGGCTCCGGCTGGGGCATCCTGGGCGTGGACCCCATCAGCAAGACGCTGGTGATCTGCGGCGCGGAAAAGCACCAGAACCTGGAAATTCCCGGCCTTGTCCCCATCCTCGTCTGCGACGTCTGGGAACACGCCTATTACCTGAAGCACCAGAACCTCCGGGCGGACTATATTGAAGACTTCTGCCGCCTCATCAACTGGGACGACGTGGAACGCCGCTACCAGGAAGCCATGGCTTCCTGA
- a CDS encoding family 10 glycosylhydrolase, with translation MTRFPLFHALSCSLLALASQALGWQPSGEAVPAAPQEFRAAWISTVHNIDWPSRSGLSGAAQRAELLTILNTCAQLKLNAVFLQVRPNADALYQSSLEPWSQWLSGPGVNPGYDPLAFAIQEAHRRGIELHAWFNPFRAKANVKHAVGRNHISLTRPDLMKRHGSVLLMNPSASASRDHALKVILDVVRRYDVDGVHLDDYFYPYPSPGHPWSPRSFSDGKTPSQRRAYIDDFVEDMYKSVKSSKPWVRVGISPFGIWRPGVPGGIEAGVDAYEHLACDARKWLSKGWVDYLAPQLYWRCSPSKQSFPALMQWWAAQNTSRPVWPGIATARIMSSEDPGRPASEIAAQVNYSRSLARSAPGQCFWSVKSIMRNAGGIQKYLNRLYPSMAVPPAMPWCGTGAPGQPRNFYVADNGSTVTLSWQPSGSPSRKWAVQARYGSQWATRILLPGSQTRVTLPKSFLGDAGSVAVRGISAYGAQGPAAAARR, from the coding sequence ATGACCAGATTTCCCCTTTTCCACGCCCTTTCCTGCTCCCTGCTGGCCCTGGCTTCCCAGGCGCTGGGGTGGCAGCCATCCGGAGAGGCCGTGCCCGCCGCTCCCCAGGAATTCCGCGCCGCGTGGATTTCCACCGTCCACAATATTGACTGGCCCTCCCGTTCCGGACTTTCCGGAGCGGCCCAGCGTGCGGAACTGCTGACGATCCTGAATACCTGCGCGCAGTTGAAGCTGAATGCCGTGTTCCTCCAGGTGCGGCCGAACGCGGACGCCCTGTACCAATCCTCCCTGGAGCCGTGGAGCCAGTGGCTCTCCGGTCCCGGCGTCAATCCGGGGTATGACCCTCTTGCTTTCGCCATCCAGGAGGCCCACCGCCGCGGCATTGAACTGCACGCCTGGTTCAACCCCTTCCGGGCGAAGGCCAATGTGAAGCACGCCGTGGGGCGCAACCACATTTCCCTCACGCGCCCGGACCTGATGAAGCGCCACGGCTCCGTGCTGCTGATGAATCCCAGCGCCTCCGCCTCACGGGACCACGCGCTGAAGGTCATCCTGGACGTCGTGCGCCGCTACGATGTTGACGGCGTACACCTGGACGACTATTTCTATCCTTATCCTTCTCCCGGCCATCCCTGGTCCCCCCGCAGTTTCAGTGACGGGAAGACACCCTCCCAGCGGCGGGCTTATATTGATGACTTCGTGGAGGACATGTACAAGTCCGTCAAATCCTCCAAGCCCTGGGTGCGCGTGGGCATCAGCCCGTTCGGCATCTGGCGCCCCGGCGTTCCCGGCGGCATTGAGGCCGGAGTGGACGCCTACGAACACCTTGCCTGCGACGCCCGCAAGTGGCTTTCCAAAGGCTGGGTGGATTACCTTGCCCCGCAGCTTTACTGGCGGTGCAGCCCGTCCAAGCAGAGTTTTCCGGCCCTGATGCAGTGGTGGGCCGCCCAGAACACGAGCCGCCCGGTGTGGCCCGGCATCGCCACCGCGCGCATCATGAGCAGCGAGGACCCGGGGCGCCCCGCCTCTGAGATCGCCGCTCAGGTCAACTATTCCCGCTCCCTGGCCAGAAGCGCCCCCGGGCAGTGCTTCTGGAGCGTCAAATCCATCATGCGGAATGCCGGAGGCATCCAGAAATACCTGAACAGGCTGTACCCCTCCATGGCCGTTCCGCCCGCCATGCCCTGGTGCGGGACCGGCGCTCCGGGACAGCCGCGGAACTTTTACGTGGCGGACAACGGCTCCACCGTCACCCTTTCCTGGCAGCCGTCCGGCAGTCCTTCCCGGAAATGGGCCGTCCAGGCGCGCTACGGCAGCCAGTGGGCCACGCGCATCCTGCTGCCGGGCAGCCAGACCCGGGTGACATTGCCCAAATCCTTCCTGGGGGATGCGGGGTCCGTCGCCGTCAGGGGCATCAGCGCCTACGGGGCCCAGGGCCCCGCCGCGGCCGCCAGAAGGTAG
- the larB gene encoding nickel pincer cofactor biosynthesis protein LarB: protein MNEITDILHQLKEGRLSMEEAAERIRSATAPAAAHTDIDYDRLARTGCPEVIYGAGKTPGQIEEIARSLLAAGQNVLATRLDGEAQDHLRRAFPEADMRPEARLMRIILRPAPQTAGFIGIVSAGTSDQSVAEEAALTAEFLGSRVLRYRDCGVAGLHRLVSHLDSIRRATVLVAVAGMEGALPSVLAGLVKSPVIAVPTSVGYGANFRGVTTLLAMMNSCANGVSVVNIDNGFGAGFNAHLVNSLASPSR, encoded by the coding sequence ATGAACGAGATTACCGACATCCTGCATCAGCTTAAGGAAGGACGCCTTTCCATGGAGGAAGCGGCGGAAAGAATCCGGAGCGCCACAGCCCCCGCCGCCGCCCATACGGATATTGATTATGACCGGCTGGCGCGCACCGGATGCCCGGAAGTGATTTACGGCGCCGGAAAGACTCCGGGCCAGATTGAAGAGATAGCCCGCAGCCTGCTTGCCGCCGGGCAGAACGTGCTGGCCACGCGCCTGGACGGGGAAGCCCAGGACCATCTGCGCCGCGCCTTTCCGGAGGCGGACATGCGCCCGGAAGCGCGCCTCATGCGCATCATCCTGCGGCCTGCACCGCAGACGGCAGGCTTCATCGGCATCGTCAGCGCGGGCACCTCTGACCAGTCCGTGGCGGAGGAAGCCGCGCTGACGGCGGAGTTCCTGGGCAGCCGCGTGCTCCGGTACCGGGACTGCGGCGTGGCGGGGCTGCACCGCCTGGTTTCCCACCTGGATTCCATCCGCCGGGCCACCGTGCTGGTAGCCGTGGCGGGCATGGAGGGGGCGCTCCCCAGCGTGCTTGCGGGCCTGGTGAAGTCCCCCGTAATCGCCGTGCCCACCAGCGTGGGGTACGGAGCCAATTTCCGCGGAGTCACCACCCTGCTCGCCATGATGAATTCCTGCGCCAACGGCGTGTCCGTGGTCAACATAGACAACGGCTTCGGCGCCGGGTTCAACGCCCACCTGGTGAACAGCCTCGCGTCCCCTTCCCGCTGA
- the larE gene encoding ATP-dependent sacrificial sulfur transferase LarE codes for MTTPPQTPFERLRSVLLPRERIAVALSGGLDSSVLLAAAAKVLGPDRCLALTAQTPYVMEEEMRDGTELCRSLKVRQEKLTFPIPASIADNPPLRCYLCKHALFSALKARAGEAGFPLLADGSNMDDLGDYRPGRKALQELGILNPFLEAAMGKADIRQLARELGLPESVSGKPAYACLLTRLEHNRPVTEAMLRRVDKAETFLRSLGLKGCRVRVHGDDLARIELPEAERRLFLDTELAGPVARRLRELGFRHITLDLEGYSRGSMNEPS; via the coding sequence ATGACGACGCCTCCACAGACCCCGTTTGAACGGCTGCGCTCCGTCCTGCTTCCCAGGGAGCGCATCGCCGTGGCCCTGTCCGGCGGGCTGGACAGCAGCGTACTTCTGGCCGCCGCCGCAAAGGTGCTGGGGCCGGACCGCTGCCTGGCCCTGACCGCACAAACGCCTTACGTAATGGAAGAGGAAATGCGGGACGGCACGGAGCTGTGCCGCAGCCTGAAGGTCAGGCAGGAAAAGCTCACCTTCCCCATCCCCGCCTCCATTGCGGACAATCCTCCCCTGCGCTGCTACCTGTGCAAGCACGCCCTGTTTTCCGCCCTGAAGGCCAGAGCCGGGGAAGCGGGCTTCCCCCTGCTGGCGGACGGCTCCAACATGGATGACCTGGGCGACTACCGCCCCGGGCGCAAGGCCCTGCAGGAGCTGGGCATCCTGAATCCTTTTCTGGAAGCCGCCATGGGCAAGGCGGACATCCGCCAGCTGGCACGGGAACTGGGCCTGCCGGAGTCCGTCAGCGGAAAGCCGGCCTACGCCTGCCTGCTGACCCGGCTGGAGCACAACCGTCCCGTCACTGAAGCCATGCTGAGACGCGTGGACAAGGCGGAAACGTTCCTCCGTTCCCTGGGGCTGAAAGGCTGCCGAGTCCGAGTCCACGGGGATGACCTGGCGCGCATTGAACTTCCGGAGGCGGAACGCCGCCTGTTCCTGGACACGGAGCTTGCCGGGCCCGTAGCCCGCCGCCTGCGGGAACTGGGCTTCCGCCACATTACCCTGGACCTGGAAGGGTATTCCAGAGGCAGCATGAATGAACCGTCATGA
- the larC gene encoding nickel pincer cofactor biosynthesis protein LarC: protein MKALVYDCSAGISGDMNLAALIDLGVDRENLERELSKLHVHGEWRLECRRAAQSGIQGTRVDVVTEEESHSGHGHAHHHRTMADIRKLIESSGLSDAVKRTALSIFTLLAEAEAQVHGTTPEEVHFHEVGAVDSIIDITGAAICLELLRADAIFTGPVELGSGTVRCQHGTMPVPAPATALLARHFQATLNGTAHEATTPTGAAFIAAMAQPVPAPLAGRITGTGYGIGHREGLPLPNILRVMLVETEEAEPAPELLTELCANIDDMTPEQTAYLAEKLIDAGALDAWQESICMKKGRLAVKVCALCLPEQADRVRETFFLHSSTPGIRQHAASRHILRRESAPVGTPHGTVHVKTSFMNGRPHHRKAEFEDCRTLAEATGLSLEQCQLMGLFPPPSHDDASTDPV, encoded by the coding sequence ATGAAAGCCTTGGTCTATGATTGCAGCGCAGGCATCAGCGGAGACATGAACCTGGCCGCCCTGATTGATCTGGGCGTGGACCGGGAAAACCTGGAACGGGAGCTGTCCAAACTGCACGTGCACGGGGAATGGAGACTGGAGTGCAGGCGGGCCGCGCAGTCCGGCATCCAGGGAACGCGGGTTGACGTGGTGACGGAGGAGGAAAGCCATTCCGGCCACGGGCACGCACATCATCACCGGACCATGGCAGATATCCGCAAACTTATTGAGTCAAGCGGCCTTTCAGACGCCGTGAAGCGGACGGCCCTTTCCATTTTCACCCTGCTGGCGGAGGCGGAAGCCCAGGTGCACGGCACCACGCCGGAGGAAGTCCATTTTCATGAAGTGGGTGCGGTGGATTCCATCATTGACATCACGGGCGCCGCCATCTGCCTGGAGCTGCTCCGGGCGGACGCCATCTTCACCGGCCCGGTGGAGCTGGGCTCCGGCACCGTAAGGTGCCAGCACGGGACAATGCCGGTTCCGGCCCCCGCCACGGCCCTGCTGGCACGCCATTTCCAGGCCACCCTGAACGGAACCGCCCATGAGGCCACCACCCCCACCGGAGCCGCTTTCATCGCCGCCATGGCACAGCCCGTCCCCGCCCCGCTGGCTGGCCGCATCACCGGAACCGGCTACGGCATAGGCCACCGCGAGGGGCTCCCCCTGCCGAATATTCTCCGGGTAATGCTGGTGGAAACGGAAGAAGCGGAACCCGCTCCGGAATTGCTGACGGAGCTGTGCGCCAATATAGACGACATGACGCCGGAACAGACCGCCTACCTGGCGGAAAAGCTGATCGACGCCGGCGCGCTGGACGCCTGGCAGGAGTCCATCTGCATGAAGAAGGGACGCCTGGCGGTGAAGGTCTGCGCCCTGTGCCTGCCGGAACAGGCGGACCGCGTGCGGGAGACATTCTTCCTGCACAGCAGCACGCCGGGGATACGCCAGCACGCGGCAAGCCGCCACATTCTGCGGAGGGAGAGCGCCCCCGTGGGCACTCCGCACGGAACAGTCCACGTAAAGACCTCGTTCATGAACGGACGCCCCCATCACAGGAAGGCGGAATTTGAAGATTGCCGGACTCTGGCGGAAGCCACCGGGTTGTCCCTGGAACAGTGCCAATTGATGGGGCTTTTTCCCCCTCCCTCCCATGACGACGCCTCCACAGACCCCGTTTGA
- a CDS encoding polyprenyl synthetase family protein produces the protein MSIPFFSKLRSQKHYLQLVKPELKQVSEFVEAQASCFDPEVTDYMETVCQSKGKMLRPALVLLVAGATGGVKEAHIRLGALLEMVHLASLVHDDVIDEADKRRDEATANALWGNSLAVLLGDVLFSHAMVLGTEFGSTEFCRRLANTVRDVCQGEVAQSSRLYDLSMTRDEYFEIIRKKTASLFSAATGGAAWISGVAPEVEKSLYQLGDLLGVSYQIYDDCLDMVGDEDDAGKTLHTDATKGKLTLPIFNLLECGDRNVEATLRDAIENREVIDYSAFQDNPVFAEALDKAIQVALEKNEAAREILWLLPQTEYREALAEMTFYMDELLNDCRIS, from the coding sequence ATGTCTATCCCGTTCTTTTCCAAATTACGATCCCAGAAGCACTATCTTCAACTGGTCAAACCGGAATTGAAGCAGGTTTCTGAGTTTGTGGAAGCCCAGGCATCCTGTTTTGACCCGGAAGTCACCGACTACATGGAAACAGTGTGCCAATCCAAGGGGAAAATGCTCCGGCCTGCCCTGGTTCTGCTGGTAGCCGGCGCCACGGGCGGCGTCAAGGAAGCCCACATCCGGCTGGGAGCCCTGCTGGAAATGGTGCATCTGGCCTCACTCGTGCACGATGACGTGATTGACGAGGCCGACAAGCGCCGTGACGAGGCCACCGCCAATGCCCTGTGGGGCAACAGCCTGGCCGTACTGCTGGGGGACGTGCTCTTTTCCCATGCCATGGTGCTGGGCACCGAATTCGGCAGCACGGAATTCTGCCGCAGGCTGGCGAACACCGTCAGGGACGTGTGCCAGGGGGAAGTGGCCCAGTCCAGCCGCCTGTATGACCTGAGCATGACCCGCGATGAATACTTTGAAATCATCCGGAAAAAAACCGCCTCCCTGTTCTCCGCCGCTACGGGCGGCGCGGCCTGGATCTCCGGAGTGGCCCCGGAAGTGGAAAAATCCCTGTACCAGCTGGGAGACCTGCTGGGCGTGTCCTACCAGATTTACGACGACTGCCTGGACATGGTGGGCGATGAAGACGACGCCGGCAAAACGCTCCACACGGACGCCACCAAGGGCAAGCTGACTCTCCCCATCTTCAATCTGCTGGAATGCGGGGACAGGAACGTGGAAGCCACCCTCAGGGACGCCATTGAAAACCGTGAAGTGATTGATTACTCCGCCTTTCAGGACAACCCCGTTTTTGCAGAGGCCCTGGACAAGGCGATCCAGGTGGCCCTGGAGAAAAACGAGGCTGCCCGTGAAATCCTGTGGCTCCTCCCCCAGACGGAATACCGTGAGGCCCTGGCGGAAATGACCTTCTACATGGACGAGCTGCTCAACGACTGCCGTATCTCCTGA
- a CDS encoding pentapeptide repeat-containing protein, with protein MTENETFEKVDFHEMELDDEYYDCIFIACDFSKLVIRNTDFEKCEFRACNFTLACFKEALRDVAFTDCKMTGADFTDIDRFSDSLVFENSRLDYASFVEARLRKTVFRGCKMYEGYFNDADMAESVFDRCDLERVSFVGTNLEKADFTTSFNFSINPSMCKLKKAVFSRHGLEGLLAHLDIDIRG; from the coding sequence ATGACTGAAAACGAGACCTTTGAAAAAGTGGATTTCCATGAGATGGAGCTGGATGATGAATATTATGATTGCATATTCATTGCGTGTGACTTTTCAAAGCTGGTCATCCGGAATACCGATTTTGAGAAGTGCGAGTTCAGGGCGTGCAATTTCACGTTGGCCTGCTTCAAGGAAGCCCTCCGGGATGTTGCCTTTACGGATTGCAAGATGACCGGCGCAGACTTTACGGACATTGACAGGTTTTCGGACAGCCTGGTCTTTGAAAACTCGCGTCTTGATTATGCCAGCTTTGTAGAGGCCAGATTGCGGAAAACCGTTTTCCGCGGCTGCAAGATGTATGAGGGGTACTTTAATGACGCCGACATGGCGGAATCCGTTTTTGACCGCTGTGACCTGGAACGGGTTTCTTTTGTCGGAACCAATTTGGAGAAAGCCGATTTTACAACCTCCTTCAATTTTTCGATCAATCCCTCCATGTGCAAGCTGAAAAAGGCGGTCTTTTCCCGGCATGGTCTGGAAGGGCTGCTCGCCCATCTGGACATTGACATCAGGGGGTAG